The genomic interval TTTGAGCTCTTAAGACTTCAGCAAAAAAACCTGGGTACTCCCTGCGCTTATGAAATGCATCCTCAAATGTTTCCAAGTGAATTTGAGGCTGATTCAGTGCCGCCCAAATCTCATCCATGAGATCTTGATATTTGCGCATAGAGCATAAATCTTCTGATTCTATCTCACTCGCTACCTCATACTTGATTGTATCAAAAACAATCTTATTGCCACCTTTTTGCCGTAAGGTAGCTATCATTTTTTGAACCTGTAAAGAGCTTGCATCACTTGCAATTGCGGCAATTCTTAATCTGCAATAGTTTATTAATGCAGTCGTAACTTTATCGGCAATATTTACATCCACAATGTATCTTTGACTTGGCGGAAAAGGACGGAATGATGCAAAAAAATCAAAAAAGATACGTATTTTAGTCTCTTCATCACCCGAATCAACAAGTTGCTTTATAATTTCATCCGCATCAGTAGAATTTAAGGGCTCTGAAATTATTGTGTAGTCTGAAAAACTACGCCACCGAGAATCAAAAATGGTCTGGCATAAAGGATTTGCAAGTATCTTAGCAATCACACTAAATGTAGGGAAATGTTCCGGCGTATAGCTATAACCACTCAGATCAAAAAGAGTTAACGCACGATTGAGCCCTTCTAAGGTGACATTTTGCGATAGGTAATTCAGAATGACAGTTAACCCTACTCCTTTTTGGAGCGCGCGTATCATAAAACCTACACAATCTTGCGGACTTCCGATGGAGAATAAAAATTTTACCACATCAGAGGTGAGCATCATGTGCTTAGAAAGAACTTCAATACTCTCTTGCAAGTCGGGTAGATAATGATGAGTCAGTAAATGATTCAGCATGGCTTTATTCATGCATTTAAGTTCACTAATTAACGTAATGAGACAGGTTAATTCCGACAAATAAGAAGCGTGATTTAATATATGAAAAACTGTATCGTCATTAAGTAATCCCACCCCTGCTTGTTCTATTAAATGCAATAATTGAGATAAAGTCTCTTGTTGTTCCAAATCTAATTCGGTAAAAAGATTTGGGAATGGTGCGAAACTGTTTGGAAATTTTATTTGCCAGTCCTTTAGCATGATGGATACTCTTAAATGATAAAAAATCAATCACAGATTAACTAGATTAAACACCCAAAGTCAAGCAATAAAAACTTGCACAACCAGGACAATGTTGTGCAAATCGCAATATAGCTAAGGTTGTGGTAAATACTAAGTCCTCCCTGAAATCCGGAACAAGCATCGCAGCATTAATTCATTGCTCTCTATTAAAATTTTAAGTGCGCCATTCTTGTCATTTTGCAGATAACTTTTACCACTCGAGCCACCCATTTCAATAACTTAACTTAGTGTGAAAAATAAACGATTTTCTCTATTCGTTCAGATGAATAAGCTTCGATTTTTATCGATTGATGCATCTGGTTCCGTTTTCATACCTTGTGTTGAATGCCAGCCCAGCTTGATTTCCTTTAGAAAAAAATGAAGCGGCACTTAGCGAACGTTGCAGTAATTTGGAGTGCTTTCCTTGTGAGGATTCCTCTGCATGGGGTTTTGATGAAATAGAATGCAGCGGATGCTCGGGATGAAAAAAGCTTTCTGAATAGACTAGTGGACTTAAAGTACCCATATGCTCTTCAGCGATAAGTTTTAATTTTTTTATATCTTCCTGTACTGTAGCGGATAACCATTTCCATAAATGAGCTAACTGAATATTCGCTGCTTCCATACTAAACTGTTGTACTTTTTCATCAAGATAGCCATAACGAAATCCGCTAAAATGGATTCCTAGTGGTTTTAAAGCAATCATCACTCGTTCCAGGTGTTTTTTCTTATCGTCAAGCATCACAATATGGCGAGGAACACGTTCTAATCGCGATAAAAACGTATTTAAATTTTCTCCTTTATCGCCCCCTGCGCAAAAAATAACGCCACCCTGACACGAAGAGCTGTCATCAGGAACAATAGTGTTTCGTGAAAAATCCACTCCCATATCAGCAAGCTGCCTCAAGGTCTGATGGCGAATCGAATATCCACGTGCGGTTAATCCAATGACTGGAATGCCAATATCTTGCAATGCGCTAATGATATTCGCTATCGTTGGTTCTACTGCAGAGGTGCGCACAAAATGTTGTGCTGAGTTATAAACCGACATCAGTGATGGCTGCGCAATAGCCATTTCAATTTTTTTTTGCGAGACATGAGAAAATAGGCCTTCAAACCACGCATCTCCTCCAAATGCAATTTTAGGAGTCATGACTGTATTATCCAGATCTAACACTAACCAAGTATCAAAATGAATGTCTTTCAAGGCTTCTCGAAAATTCTTTATTTCCATAATTTTTTGAAACATCATTATTCCCTACATCATTCAATAAAAAAACGCTGGGCTTGACTCACCCAGCGCAAGAAAAAAATGGATTATTTGTATTGGAATCGTTTCTGATTCTGTTCAGGATTACTGTCAATATCCATAGAGGTTGGTTTGAAGAATCCATGACCATGAAGACGTGCTTTTTTAGAAAATTTATTTTTCGCTTGTACTTCGACGATCTCTTCTGACTCTGAGTCCTCTGAGCTCATACTTTGCCCATCAGCCTCACTGTCTTCCTCATCAGAATATTCTGACTCCTCAGAGGAATTAACATAGTCTTCATCATCTTCTTCATTCTCTGGAAGATCTTTATAACGCTCTTCCAACTCCTCAATTTTTTGTTGCCAGCGTTTTAAACCAGGCAACATGTCCCTTGTTAACTCCCCTCCTTCGTTACCCGATGATAGGCTTTTGACCTCCTCTGTTTCCTCTTCGTCGGATTCAATAATTCGCCTTCGTTTAGGCTTAACTTCTTTTTGCTCCGTGTTTGCAGGAAGTTGGCCAAATAGACCCAACGAGACTGGTTTTATAGGAATAGGACTTATAATTTTAGGTTGGTGTAGATCTGCTTCACTTGCTTGCCTTAATTCTCGCGCATCAATTGGTTTTAGTGCTGGAGAACCTGTAAATTTTTCGGCCACAGATTGCAACCAAGTTATAATTTTCATGAATCCATTATTGGCTAATTCAGCTTGCATCTCCTCAGTAACCTTTTGACCAAGTCTCTCTAAAGTTGGTGAGGCTGTTTGATTTAATGCAGCATAAGCCCTCAACCCTGTTGACGCAACCCAATACCCACATAATCCTCGGTTTAATCCTTCGGCATTTGGAATAACGGAAAGCTTCGCTCCTTTAGGTAAGTGACTTGTTAAACAATCCACATAATTTTTACCTGATGACTGGCCTAAAGGATCAAAAATGAAGTATCGATTCCCATGACCGTGCATTAACATAATCCAATGGCCAGAAACGTTTCTTTGGCCAACATCAGTTAATATAGGCATAAACCCTTGACGCTTCAGGGCGTCTAAATTAAGCGTTGGATTACCATTATAGATAGAGCCACTAATAATTTCTGGATATCCCATGCGGGCAAAAAGAGCATGCATTCCTGATTGTGTTAACTCCATTTCTTCTACGTAGAGTTCTGATCTTTTTGAAACAGTTATAGGTGAAGAATCTTTGGAGTCGACAAGCATCAAATCTAAATCTGTAGATCGATCTTGAGCTATATGATTACGTTTTAATAACTTAGCATGTTCTTGTGCAGACATGTTAGGAATAACAATTTTTGATTTTGAAGCCAGTGAAATCACATGTCTTTTATCTTTATTCTCTTCCATAGCACGGATTACATCATGAATATTGCTAATCGGTTTGCCATTAATTTCTTTTACAATTCCACGAATATGCTTTTCATAACCTTGTGTTTCTTTACAATTAAGAATTGTATTGATCACAATAATTTGATCGGTGGGATTTTTTTAGGTGCATCAGGTAAGGAGCAGTTTTCTTCGACCAAATGCATCTCTTCAAATTCACAACCGTTGCCTTCCATGTAATTACGTGTCAGTGGAACAAAACAAATTCCAGAGTTTATGTAATAAGTGGGCATTTTATCGTGCTCTGAGACTGATACTTTTTCGGTGTCTCCCAAGATAGTATCCAAAACAACATCAATCTCTAGCTCCTCAACTCCTTCTCCATTCGCGCTCTTGCGTAAAATGTTGAGTCTTACCGTATCGCCGATGAATTTAGACTGCGTCAC from Legionella sainthelensi carries:
- a CDS encoding DUF2608 domain-containing protein, which encodes MMFQKIMEIKNFREALKDIHFDTWLVLDLDNTVMTPKIAFGGDAWFEGLFSHVSQKKIEMAIAQPSLMSVYNSAQHFVRTSAVEPTIANIISALQDIGIPVIGLTARGYSIRHQTLRQLADMGVDFSRNTIVPDDSSSCQGGVIFCAGGDKGENLNTFLSRLERVPRHIVMLDDKKKHLERVMIALKPLGIHFSGFRYGYLDEKVQQFSMEAANIQLAHLWKWLSATVQEDIKKLKLIAEEHMGTLSPLVYSESFFHPEHPLHSISSKPHAEESSQGKHSKLLQRSLSAASFFSKGNQAGLAFNTRYENGTRCINR